The DNA window CTGATTTTAGGATTGGGAATTCGAAATTCGAAATTAGGGTTCATCACAAATTGGGGTTTTCAATTAGGATTCATCACAAAGTTGGGTTTTTCAATTAGGGTCTTTTTCGGAAACCATCTTTTTCGGAAACCATCACAAAGTTGGGTTTTTCAattagggagagagagagagagagagagagagagagagagagagagagagagagagagagagagagagagagagagagagagagagagagagagagtctacTTTTTaagaatttcataaaaataaccaTAACAGTTAATGAATTCTTATTTAATTGATATTGAATAGAGATATTGTGTCATTAGATCATGGGAAATTTCACTTACACTTGAGAGAGGTAGTTGAATTATATTAGGGTTGTTGGAAATCACAAATCATGAGAAAGACTGGGATAATTGAGAAATCAAGATTCACAATCGAAAATAGGAAAGTAAATGCTCTTGGTTTTAAtctttgaaatttaatttgtgtACTTCGTTGAAATTTTACTCTTTTACAATTCATTTATTAAGCAATTTTAATCCTagttttctatttaaaattaggggcttataaaaataatacttaGTGAACTAAAATTAAATCTCTGTGGGTTCTACACTACGCTAAATTAAACAGTGTACGCTTGTGGTATAAAAAATCACTATCAGCTACCAACTCTACAAATTTATGAAAAATGGAATAAAGAAAAAACCAAAGAATCTTACAACAGAAAGAATATCTTTTGCCAGCCCTTTTTCATATGAAGGAGGCCCAACTTTTGCATCTAGGATCACCTGCCGGACTGAACTTGATaccaactaaaaaaaaaatacaaccatCGTCAAAGTGAAGTATAAGAATGATGAATGCAAATGTCTGTGGAGAGAGAGAGTACCCTCAAAGCATCCTCAATGGTAGGAACAATTCCTGAAGTAGACATCTGGCCAGGATGATGAACAGAGCCTAGTTCTTTTATCTATAACAAAAACAAGCAGATTTACATTATTAAAAAGGATGGCAGTCACAATGATGCAGTAAACAAAGAAGCCTTGTATACGTCTTACCTCTTTCATTCTTAAGTTTCCAACCTTAAGAGTGATGTTTCCGGATATCTTCTGCAAATCTCTGCCTATCCAATTCAAAGATCAAATTTAAAACTACAACCACGTATAAGAGTAAGTATATTACAAATATCCCATATCGGTTATGATGAGAGTCCAATGTGAGGGCATATGTGAACAACAGAATAAATCTTGTTGAGGATAAAAACCTAATTTTGTTGTGAATTAGTTAATAACGTTACAATCATTCTGCTAAGTTAGTCAATAACTCAGCTAATGGCAGCAAACTTGTTAACTCTACCTGTTTATTTCTTGTAATTAGTTTGTATATTAAAGTAAGAAACCTATTTGAATCCCCTTAAACAAGCAAAATTGTGCATTGTGTTCGTGCATAAATGATGTGTGAGTTTTGACCTCTTGACTGTTTGTGCCTAGTGAACttgaaacaaaataaataaacaaaatcaaACCTGTCATGGAGAGCGAACAAAACTCCATCTAAAGAACGCGAAACATCAATCTCGATGCAGTCTACTTGAGAAGCAAGAGCAGAGTGATATGCAGCTATCTAAGAATGGAGTAAGTCATGGGATTAGTGAAATATTCCAACATACAAATGACATTTGGTATGTGATATTGATGCAATAATAACGTACAGTGTTGGGAAAGGCCTTTGTTGAGTCACCACCATGGGCACACACTAACGGAGGATTATTAAGCCAACTGCATTTTCTTAATTGGAGCTGATGAAGGCTGCGAAGCCTGAAATGGAAGAAGATGGGAGGGAAGATAGCAATGAAGGCAAGGGTAATGATAATAGAGCGGAAGAGTCTCTTGGAAGAAAACCGAAATCCATCACCAAGCCCAACAGTCCTACGAGTCTGGGTCACCCATCTCCTTCCCAATCTGTTTGTTGAGATTGCCATATCTACCACTGATCAAACTCTCACTACCCAGTACCACTCTTGACACTTCCTTCTTTGCCCTTGAAATTTACACACCTTTTTAAGTTTATGTATTGtgacaaaa is part of the Cannabis sativa cultivar Pink pepper isolate KNU-18-1 chromosome 5, ASM2916894v1, whole genome shotgun sequence genome and encodes:
- the LOC115694984 gene encoding glycerophosphodiester phosphodiesterase GDPD4 isoform X1 produces the protein MAISTNRLGRRWVTQTRRTVGLGDGFRFSSKRLFRSIIITLAFIAIFPPIFFHFRLRSLHQLQLRKCSWLNNPPLVCAHGGDSTKAFPNTIAAYHSALASQVDCIEIDVSRSLDGVLFALHDRDLQKISGNITLKVGNLRMKEIKELGSVHHPGQMSTSGIVPTIEDALRLVSSSVRQVILDAKVGPPSYEKGLAKDILSVVGRTRCKNCVVWAKSDKLARDVIQQSPDTMVGYIVMIEPSTGLRTNLLRMKDADVVGVYHPLIDKKLVRIVHGRNKKVYAWTVDDVSSMQKMLFERVDAIVTSNPTLLQRQMQDIRTECLQEGFSLSL
- the LOC115694984 gene encoding glycerophosphodiester phosphodiesterase GDPD4 isoform X2, whose amino-acid sequence is MAISTNRLGRRWVTQTRRTVGLGDGFRFSSKRLFRSIIITLAFIAIFPPIFFHFRLRSLHQLQLRKCSWLNNPPLVCAHGGDSTKAFPNTIAAYHSALASQVDCIEIDVSRSLDGVLFALHDRDLQKISGNITLKVGNLRMKEIKELGSVHHPGQMSTSGIVPTIEDALRLVSSSVRQVILDAKVGPPSYEKGLAKDILSVVGYIVMIEPSTGLRTNLLRMKDADVVGVYHPLIDKKLVRIVHGRNKKVYAWTVDDVSSMQKMLFERVDAIVTSNPTLLQRQMQDIRTECLQEGFSLSL